The following proteins are co-located in the Candidatus Competibacteraceae bacterium genome:
- a CDS encoding hydrogenase small subunit encodes MNIVSETDLDHAVQNPDGYEGALGGLTRRQFLTYCTGVAATLGLSSLMGPRIAAAATAAARPPVIWLSAQECTGCTESLLRAYHPTLETLILDMISLDYHEALCAGAGHQAEAYKAKSMKENWGKFVLVVDGSIPTRDGGVYCMVAGKPILETVRETAEGAAAIIAIGSCASWGGVPSSDPNPTEAKPVHEVLPGKTVINLPGCPPNPYNFLSTVLYLLTFGKPPGLDIKNRPKFAYGRLIHENCERRPHFDAGRFALEYGDFGHRQGWCLYKLGCKGPETHANCPAIGFGDVGEGNWPVGIGHPCFGCTEEGVGFTKPLHALAKVKTFTPPTAFPVVNAPKGKGVTPAAAAVVAGVAGLGIGAGAMALRGMDQKDEPAASDHDTPRQ; translated from the coding sequence ATGAATATCGTCAGCGAGACCGATCTTGACCATGCTGTCCAGAATCCCGACGGTTACGAGGGCGCGCTCGGCGGGCTGACCCGTCGCCAGTTCCTGACTTACTGCACCGGCGTCGCCGCGACCTTGGGGCTCTCGTCGCTGATGGGGCCGCGCATCGCCGCTGCCGCCACCGCTGCCGCCCGGCCGCCGGTCATCTGGCTGTCGGCGCAGGAATGCACCGGCTGCACCGAGTCGCTGCTGCGCGCTTATCATCCGACCCTCGAAACCCTGATCCTCGACATGATCTCATTGGATTATCACGAGGCGTTGTGCGCGGGCGCCGGTCATCAGGCCGAGGCGTACAAAGCCAAGTCGATGAAGGAGAACTGGGGCAAGTTCGTGTTGGTGGTGGACGGCTCGATTCCGACCAGGGACGGCGGCGTCTACTGCATGGTCGCCGGCAAGCCGATCCTGGAAACGGTCCGGGAAACGGCCGAGGGCGCGGCGGCGATTATCGCCATCGGCTCCTGCGCCTCCTGGGGTGGCGTGCCCTCCAGCGATCCCAACCCGACCGAAGCCAAGCCGGTGCATGAAGTGTTGCCCGGTAAAACCGTGATCAACCTGCCCGGCTGCCCGCCCAATCCCTACAACTTCCTGTCCACCGTCCTGTACCTGCTAACCTTCGGCAAGCCGCCGGGACTGGATATCAAGAACCGGCCAAAATTTGCCTACGGCCGACTGATTCACGAAAACTGCGAGCGGCGCCCGCACTTCGACGCCGGCCGCTTTGCCCTGGAATACGGCGATTTCGGTCATCGCCAAGGCTGGTGCCTGTACAAACTGGGCTGCAAGGGACCAGAGACCCACGCCAATTGTCCGGCCATCGGTTTCGGCGATGTCGGTGAAGGCAACTGGCCGGTGGGCATCGGTCATCCCTGCTTCGGTTGTACCGAGGAGGGGGTGGGGTTCACCAAGCCGCTCCATGCGCTGGCGAAGGTCAAGACCTTTACGCCGCCGACCGCCTTTCCGGTGGTGAACGCGCCCAAGGGCAAGGGCGTGACTCCGGCGGCGGCGGCAGTCGTGGCCGGCGTCGCTGGATTGGGGATAGGCGCGGGCGCGATGGCCCTGCGCGGCATGGACCAAAAGGATGAGCCCGCCGCTTCCGATCACGATACCCCGCGGCAGTAG
- the hybA gene encoding hydrogenase 2 operon protein HybA, with amino-acid sequence MTINRRQFLRGAIGAVTTAAAAPVAEAAPFDRREPKTLPPKAVGMLYDSTQCIGCKACVAACKDANGMPVEQPQRLAEWNEGTWDTAEDISGKTLNVIRVYQNGTMAQKDREIDGYAFVKRHCLHCVDPSCISVCPVSAMRKDPVTGIVTHNPDACIGCRYCVYGCPFNVPQYQFDQPFGRIAKCQFCNHLQKQGKLPACCDVCPTGASLFGLVEDLQKEAERRMALKPGDLYEFPRGKLGGDRPGQVAPAGEYQPHIYGETESGGTQVRYLSGVPHEKLGLPKLPDHSFAAVSEGMQHTLYKGMIAPLALLGGLVVLARRNAKSDEERKKDDEERPS; translated from the coding sequence ATGACCATCAATCGCCGCCAGTTCCTGCGGGGCGCCATCGGCGCCGTCACCACCGCCGCCGCCGCGCCGGTCGCCGAGGCCGCGCCATTCGACCGGCGTGAGCCGAAGACCCTGCCGCCCAAGGCGGTGGGGATGCTGTACGACTCGACCCAGTGTATCGGCTGTAAAGCCTGCGTCGCCGCCTGCAAGGACGCCAACGGCATGCCGGTCGAGCAACCGCAACGCCTGGCCGAGTGGAACGAAGGGACCTGGGATACCGCCGAAGACATTTCCGGCAAGACCCTGAACGTGATCCGGGTTTACCAGAACGGCACCATGGCTCAGAAAGACCGCGAGATCGACGGCTACGCCTTCGTCAAGCGCCACTGCCTGCATTGCGTCGATCCGTCCTGCATCTCGGTGTGCCCGGTCAGCGCCATGCGCAAGGACCCGGTCACCGGCATCGTTACCCACAACCCGGATGCCTGCATCGGTTGCCGCTATTGCGTCTACGGCTGTCCGTTCAACGTGCCCCAGTATCAATTCGATCAGCCATTCGGCCGGATCGCCAAGTGCCAGTTCTGCAACCACTTGCAGAAGCAGGGCAAGCTCCCGGCCTGCTGCGACGTGTGTCCGACCGGCGCCTCGCTGTTCGGCTTGGTCGAGGATCTGCAAAAGGAAGCAGAGCGGCGCATGGCCCTCAAGCCCGGAGACCTGTACGAGTTTCCGCGCGGCAAGCTGGGCGGCGACCGGCCCGGTCAGGTGGCGCCGGCCGGGGAGTACCAGCCGCACATCTACGGCGAGACCGAATCCGGCGGTACCCAGGTGCGCTATCTGAGCGGTGTGCCCCATGAAAAGCTGGGCTTGCCCAAGCTGCCCGATCACTCTTTCGCCGCCGTTTCCGAGGGGATGCAGCACACGCTCTACAAGGGCATGATCGCGCCGCTGGCTTTGCTCGGCGGTCTGGTGGTGCTGGCCCGGCGCAATGCCAAGAGCGACGAAGAACGGAAAAAAGACGACGAGGAGCGGCCATCATGA
- a CDS encoding PqqD family peptide modification chaperone, translating to MGEELALWPEGGNRLFVLNDTAQIIWEGHQAGLSATAIAERLARRFAVPPEQAEQDTRMALAQWHQDGLLGGTGHTPQEQQKDNVPERLPPLPLPVAEHNYRLGGLILRVRLGDTNLSQILLPLLQHLAVAPTTPADTVFDLAPDPTGFGYLLGQDGCVLACNLRQDDSIAHLLYHLLAHPCRRTPTLAVLHAAAVADSDLCLIMAAPGGSGKTTLTAALLTEGWNYLGDDMILLRRDEPPRAWPLPGPLCLKAGSWPVLKPYYPNLDTWPVLQRWDQPVRYLPPPQPSLDRAWPIRGLIFPAYQPGHSTTLESLTASAALQSLIAANVRWRLPLTAHDIGMLIGWLNHLPAYRLTYDTLSEAVAAIRIVGTAS from the coding sequence TTGGGCGAAGAGCTGGCATTATGGCCTGAAGGCGGCAATCGCCTGTTCGTGCTCAACGATACCGCCCAGATCATTTGGGAAGGGCATCAGGCGGGGCTATCGGCGACGGCCATCGCTGAGCGGCTGGCGCGGCGGTTCGCCGTACCGCCCGAGCAAGCCGAGCAAGACACCCGGATGGCTTTGGCGCAGTGGCATCAAGACGGGCTGCTGGGTGGGACCGGCCATACCCCCCAAGAGCAGCAGAAAGATAATGTACCGGAGCGGTTGCCCCCGCTTCCCCTGCCTGTCGCCGAGCACAATTACCGGCTGGGTGGTTTGATTCTGCGGGTTCGTCTCGGTGACACGAATCTGAGCCAGATCCTGCTCCCGCTACTCCAGCACCTGGCCGTTGCTCCGACCACACCGGCGGATACGGTGTTCGACCTGGCTCCTGATCCCACCGGCTTCGGGTATCTGTTAGGCCAGGATGGGTGCGTGTTGGCATGTAACCTCCGCCAGGACGACAGCATCGCTCATCTTCTCTACCATCTCTTGGCGCATCCCTGCCGGAGAACACCCACGCTGGCGGTGCTGCACGCCGCCGCCGTCGCCGACAGTGATTTATGCCTGATCATGGCCGCGCCTGGCGGCAGTGGAAAAACCACGTTGACGGCTGCGTTACTAACTGAGGGTTGGAACTATCTGGGCGATGACATGATTCTGCTAAGGCGGGATGAACCACCCCGCGCTTGGCCCTTGCCGGGACCACTATGCCTGAAAGCCGGTAGTTGGCCGGTACTGAAGCCTTATTACCCCAACCTTGATACGTGGCCAGTGTTGCAACGCTGGGATCAACCGGTTCGCTACCTGCCACCCCCACAGCCGTCGCTGGATCGCGCCTGGCCAATCCGCGGCCTGATTTTTCCCGCTTACCAGCCCGGTCACTCCACCACTCTTGAATCGCTAACTGCCAGCGCCGCCTTGCAGTCGCTGATCGCCGCCAATGTCCGGTGGCGTCTGCCCCTGACCGCCCATGACAT
- a CDS encoding choice-of-anchor D domain-containing protein, which translates to MKKKLNVLIGVLLIQITITLLLVASTPALADCPPTQPILPISVNAQVDDSIIYAEDVDYFSFTLPSTGAVTIYGGMYLGEVIKGTLYNSTCTSLANDYYLTYPYSNISFSSLAAGTYVLMVRGNTRSTTGNYWIYVGYAGQSTSPEMDVHGGGISIIDGATSPNVDDDTWFDHITTGHTHTFTIANTGTAPLNLTGTPRVSIIGTHASDFTVTQQPSSPVAVNGSTTFEVVFNPSAGGDRQATVRISNDDSDENPYNFAIAGRSFGGVQVPEITVRGNGQEIVDGDTTPSTIDNTDFGTVDVATDTVTHTFTIANTGTALLNLTGTPHVSLSGAHASDFSITAQPNSPVAVGGTTTFQVLFNPSAGGERQATVRISNDDSDENPYIFAIAGKSLGGVQVPEITVRGNGQEIVDGDTTPSTTDNTDFGTVDVAADTVTHSFVIANDGTAPLNLTGTPRVSLSGAHASDFSITAQPNSPVAVGGTTTFQVVFNPSAEGSRQAIVNISNDDSDENSYSFSIQGDGNGFAFTAISWYGDVYEINPQTGAYLYIGSSGYSGTNSLAVDGTGRLITAVSPSNAPAFLVQIDPVTGVGTPLVTVTGPFVNIYAMAFSPEGELYVSSATSPSYFPALYKIDLDSGQSQFISYTAPHRFLGLDFAPDGTLFGWSNLDGLYTIDTNTGAATDVNPSIGNTSNSLETIGFAPDGTLYGANCDWFQIDSSTGFAEYIAGIDCVTGIAVSSPAASNSPTSLSLAQNQWHLISPLPLDGGGGGTVGEIVGNDILADNLDSAIYGNATANGWIMYQHNALTNLYETLTIDSPLTVGRGYWLKTLAANQSFTVSGNANSITPIDLEAAPTPANGRSNMLGHPYDYNVCWSDAQISNDNFATFETPTTADPGNICDTDPADPTCILSRKMYQWNGAAYQTFDGTTPGAEGVLEPFDGFFVKVFKPGYQLQIPATPSCQGVTAATHATLTRALKTTDDSDPESKSMAKKVRNPDEWNIRLTVSAEGLTDPGNLIGRLNDSRNGHDAHDLDERPADFNPHLTLVFPHHDWGNHAGDYTTDFRALERNLTGATDWDFEIRSDQLRTITLTWDIDNQDIRNHSRLIDVENNVKIKPKKVNRYTIPMVGTTHRFTWRMQAGR; encoded by the coding sequence ATGAAGAAGAAATTAAATGTCTTGATTGGGGTATTATTAATCCAGATCACGATCACACTACTATTGGTTGCCTCCACACCAGCCCTGGCGGACTGCCCTCCAACACAACCAATACTACCAATAAGTGTTAATGCACAGGTTGACGACTCAATCATTTATGCTGAAGATGTGGATTATTTCTCTTTCACCTTGCCCTCCACAGGAGCTGTGACTATCTACGGAGGAATGTACTTGGGCGAGGTTATAAAAGGGACTTTATACAACTCCACATGTACTTCTCTCGCTAACGATTATTATCTTACTTACCCCTATTCAAATATCAGTTTTTCTTCCTTGGCTGCTGGAACATACGTTTTGATGGTTCGAGGGAACACTCGATCGACCACCGGCAATTATTGGATATATGTTGGGTACGCGGGTCAAAGCACATCTCCAGAGATGGATGTTCATGGCGGCGGAATTTCCATCATAGATGGGGCCACTTCACCTAACGTTGATGATGATACCTGGTTTGACCATATTACTACTGGCCATACTCACACCTTCACCATCGCCAACACCGGCACAGCGCCCCTCAATCTGACCGGCACACCGCGTGTAAGCATCATCGGAACTCATGCGAGTGATTTTACCGTTACCCAGCAGCCGAGTTCACCTGTTGCAGTCAACGGCTCGACCACGTTTGAAGTGGTCTTTAACCCGAGCGCTGGAGGCGACCGCCAAGCGACGGTCCGTATTTCCAATGACGACAGCGATGAAAATCCTTACAATTTTGCGATTGCTGGCCGGAGTTTCGGTGGAGTACAGGTCCCCGAAATCACGGTTCGGGGCAATGGCCAGGAAATCGTTGATGGTGATACCACGCCCAGCACCATCGACAACACCGACTTTGGCACCGTCGATGTGGCCACCGACACGGTCACGCACACCTTCACCATCGCCAACACCGGCACAGCGCTCCTCAACCTGACCGGTACGCCACATGTGAGCCTTAGCGGCGCCCATGCGAGCGACTTCTCTATCACCGCGCAGCCGAATTCGCCGGTGGCAGTGGGTGGCACGACCACTTTTCAGGTGCTCTTCAACCCCAGCGCTGGAGGTGAGCGCCAAGCGACGGTCCGTATTTCCAATGACGACAGCGATGAAAATCCTTACATTTTTGCGATTGCTGGCAAGAGTCTCGGTGGAGTACAGGTCCCCGAAATCACGGTTCGGGGCAATGGCCAGGAAATCGTTGATGGTGATACCACCCCCAGCACTACCGACAACACCGACTTTGGCACCGTCGATGTGGCCGCCGACACCGTCACGCACAGCTTTGTTATCGCCAACGATGGCACAGCACCCCTCAACCTGACCGGTACGCCACGCGTGAGCCTTAGCGGCGCCCATGCGAGCGACTTCTCTATCACCGCGCAGCCGAATTCGCCGGTGGCAGTGGGTGGCACGACCACTTTTCAGGTGGTCTTTAACCCGAGCGCCGAGGGCTCACGTCAGGCCATCGTAAACATCAGCAATGATGACAGCGATGAGAATTCATATAGTTTTTCTATTCAAGGCGATGGTAATGGGTTCGCATTTACCGCAATTAGTTGGTATGGTGATGTTTACGAGATAAACCCCCAAACAGGGGCATACCTGTATATTGGTTCCTCGGGGTACTCAGGAACGAACTCGCTTGCTGTGGATGGGACCGGTCGGCTGATTACCGCAGTTTCACCCTCAAATGCCCCAGCATTTCTTGTGCAGATTGATCCGGTCACGGGAGTCGGAACACCACTTGTCACAGTTACAGGCCCCTTTGTCAATATATATGCAATGGCATTTTCTCCAGAAGGTGAGCTTTACGTCAGCAGCGCGACTTCTCCGAGTTATTTTCCGGCTCTTTACAAGATCGACCTTGATAGCGGTCAGTCACAATTCATCAGTTACACTGCCCCACACCGCTTTCTGGGTTTGGATTTCGCTCCAGATGGTACGCTCTTCGGCTGGAGTAACTTAGACGGCTTATACACAATCGATACAAATACGGGTGCAGCGACAGATGTCAATCCTTCGATAGGGAACACATCAAATTCACTAGAAACAATAGGCTTCGCACCGGACGGTACTCTTTATGGTGCCAACTGTGACTGGTTCCAAATTGACTCCTCGACAGGTTTTGCTGAGTACATAGCCGGCATTGACTGCGTTACCGGTATTGCCGTCAGTTCTCCTGCAGCTTCTAATTCCCCCACCTCCCTGAGTCTGGCACAAAACCAATGGCATCTGATCAGCCCTCTGCCACTGGATGGTGGCGGCGGCGGCACGGTGGGTGAAATCGTCGGCAATGATATCCTAGCCGACAACCTGGACTCCGCCATCTACGGCAATGCCACCGCGAATGGCTGGATTATGTACCAGCACAACGCGCTCACCAATCTATATGAAACCCTCACGATTGACAGTCCATTAACCGTGGGACGGGGCTACTGGCTCAAAACGCTTGCGGCTAACCAAAGCTTCACCGTCAGCGGCAACGCCAACAGCATCACCCCCATCGACCTGGAAGCCGCCCCGACTCCAGCGAACGGTCGCTCCAACATGCTTGGTCACCCGTATGACTACAACGTCTGCTGGAGCGACGCGCAGATCTCCAACGACAACTTTGCCACATTCGAAACCCCGACCACCGCCGACCCCGGCAACATCTGCGACACCGACCCAGCCGACCCGACCTGCATTCTGTCCCGCAAGATGTATCAATGGAACGGTGCGGCCTATCAAACCTTCGACGGCACCACGCCGGGCGCTGAAGGCGTGTTGGAACCCTTCGACGGCTTTTTCGTCAAGGTCTTCAAACCGGGCTACCAACTACAAATACCCGCCACCCCCAGTTGCCAGGGCGTTACCGCCGCTACTCACGCCACTCTCACGCGCGCACTCAAGACCACCGATGATTCCGATCCCGAATCCAAGTCGATGGCCAAAAAAGTCCGCAACCCGGACGAATGGAACATCCGCCTGACCGTCAGCGCCGAGGGTCTCACCGATCCCGGCAACCTGATTGGTCGGCTCAACGACAGTCGCAACGGCCATGACGCCCACGACCTCGACGAACGCCCCGCCGACTTCAACCCTCATCTGACCCTGGTGTTCCCACACCACGACTGGGGTAACCACGCCGGTGATTACACCACCGATTTCCGCGCGCTTGAACGGAACCTCACTGGAGCCACCGACTGGGACTTCGAAATTCGCTCCGATCAGCTGCGCACCATCACCCTGACCTGGGACATCGACAACCAAGACATCCGCAACCATTCCCGCCTGATTGACGTGGAGAACAACGTCAAGATCAAACCGAAAAAGGTCAACCGCTACACCATCCCGATGGTGGGCACGACCCATCGCTTCACATGGCGGATGCAGGCTGGCCGGTAG
- a CDS encoding LamG domain-containing protein — MSDTRRIDSWVVSVFFVLLMTTSPLIYADLADGLVAYYPFDGNANDQSGNNNHGIENGGIQYQPGISGNAVKFDGVDDYIRVPSSSSLNPVNQLSISFWVKVEGFTNGWSPIIHKGGPILAEYANREYSAFVSMDSAFSIASAGDGATHIYYYACCATVNYWRHYVGIIDRQNHRMKIYVDGVLKVDGNDPYSTFNNNNNDLIIGSSEEVISWLSPFRGWIDELRIYNRALTDDEIQALFDANSTIQAIMFTETWETPVITDGAVSTSIIFGGWRRYFGAVSNSSIWNTNSSERFNQTNPLAPPAGGNQILFLSGLNAGIYRMSGLLIEPNTTYTLSAAIGNDLLTAHVEYWSLQVWADSDNSYLFEGSGRDTFIGQQFGTTATAVNPEPGNWALNSFLFDSSTTPALVGQQLIIFLNNFGSNAASFYDNVSFYAVKNSPTSLRLEPHQWHLISPLPLDGGGGGTVGEIVGDDIHAGNLPSSIYGNAGADGWIMYQHNALTNLYENLSIDSLLTVGQGYWLKTLAANQQRFTVSGNANSITPIDLEAAPTPANGRSNMLGHPYDYNVCWNDAQISNDNFATFETPTTADPGNICDTDPADPTCILSRKMYQWNGAAYQTFDGTTPGAEGVLEPFDGFFVKVFKPGYQLQIPATPSCQGVTAATHATLTRALKTTDDSDPESKSMAKKVRNPDEWNIRLTVSAEGLTDPGNLIGRLNDSRNGHDAHDLDERPADFNPHLTLVFPHHDWGNHAGDYTTDFRALERNLTGATDWDFEIRSDQLRTITLTWDIDNQDIRNHSRLIDVENNVKIKPKKVNRYTIPMVGTTHRFTWRMQAGR, encoded by the coding sequence ATGAGCGATACAAGACGAATTGACTCTTGGGTTGTTTCAGTATTCTTTGTGTTGCTGATGACGACCAGCCCCCTGATCTATGCTGATTTAGCTGATGGATTAGTAGCCTATTATCCTTTTGACGGCAATGCCAATGATCAAAGTGGCAATAATAATCATGGTATCGAGAATGGAGGTATTCAATACCAACCTGGGATAAGCGGAAATGCCGTGAAATTTGACGGCGTTGATGACTATATCCGTGTGCCCTCCTCATCTTCCCTTAATCCTGTCAATCAGCTTTCAATTTCTTTTTGGGTGAAAGTAGAGGGGTTCACTAATGGATGGTCGCCAATTATCCACAAAGGTGGTCCTATCTTAGCGGAATACGCCAATAGAGAATATTCGGCTTTTGTGAGTATGGATTCAGCTTTTTCGATTGCATCCGCAGGTGATGGCGCAACTCATATTTATTATTATGCATGTTGTGCAACAGTCAACTATTGGAGACATTACGTAGGCATAATAGACCGACAAAACCATCGCATGAAAATATATGTGGACGGAGTTTTGAAGGTTGACGGCAATGACCCTTATTCAACATTCAACAATAACAATAATGACTTGATTATTGGATCATCAGAGGAAGTAATTTCCTGGTTGTCTCCATTCAGGGGCTGGATTGATGAGTTACGCATTTACAATCGCGCTCTTACCGATGACGAAATACAAGCCCTTTTCGATGCGAATTCAACTATCCAAGCTATCATGTTTACCGAAACTTGGGAGACTCCGGTCATTACAGATGGAGCTGTCTCCACATCCATCATTTTTGGTGGATGGCGCCGCTATTTTGGGGCTGTGAGCAACTCATCAATTTGGAACACGAATAGCTCAGAGCGTTTTAATCAGACCAATCCATTAGCACCTCCAGCAGGAGGCAATCAAATTCTCTTCCTAAGCGGATTAAATGCCGGAATTTATAGGATGAGTGGGCTCTTAATTGAGCCTAATACTACCTATACCCTTTCCGCCGCTATTGGTAACGATCTATTAACAGCGCACGTTGAATACTGGAGCCTACAAGTCTGGGCGGACAGCGATAATAGCTACTTATTTGAAGGGTCTGGAAGGGATACTTTCATTGGTCAGCAGTTTGGGACAACAGCGACTGCTGTTAATCCGGAACCAGGGAACTGGGCGCTTAACTCATTCTTGTTCGATTCGTCCACCACCCCTGCACTTGTCGGTCAGCAATTGATTATCTTCCTCAATAATTTTGGCTCTAACGCCGCCTCTTTCTATGACAATGTTAGCTTTTATGCAGTCAAAAATTCCCCTACCTCTCTTAGGTTAGAACCGCATCAATGGCATCTGATCAGCCCTCTGCCACTGGATGGTGGCGGCGGCGGCACGGTGGGCGAAATCGTGGGCGATGATATTCATGCCGGCAACCTGCCTTCCTCAATTTACGGCAATGCCGGCGCGGATGGCTGGATCATGTACCAGCACAACGCCCTCACCAATCTGTATGAAAACCTCTCGATTGACAGCCTGTTGACTGTGGGACAGGGCTACTGGCTCAAAACGCTCGCGGCCAACCAACAACGCTTCACCGTCAGCGGCAACGCCAACAGCATCACTCCCATCGACCTGGAAGCCGCCCCGACTCCAGCGAACGGTCGCTCCAACATGCTTGGCCACCCGTATGACTACAACGTCTGCTGGAACGACGCGCAGATCTCCAACGACAACTTCGCCACATTCGAAACCCCGACCACCGCCGACCCCGGCAACATCTGCGACACCGACCCAGCCGACCCGACCTGCATTCTGTCCCGCAAGATGTATCAATGGAACGGTGCGGCCTATCAAACCTTCGACGGCACCACGCCGGGCGCTGAAGGCGTGTTGGAACCCTTCGACGGCTTTTTCGTCAAGGTCTTCAAACCGGGCTACCAACTACAAATACCCGCCACCCCCAGTTGCCAGGGCGTTACCGCCGCTACTCACGCCACTCTCACGCGCGCACTCAAGACCACCGATGATTCCGATCCCGAATCCAAGTCGATGGCCAAAAAAGTCCGCAACCCGGACGAATGGAACATCCGCCTGACCGTCAGCGCCGAGGGTCTCACCGATCCCGGCAACCTGATTGGTCGGCTCAACGACAGTCGCAACGGCCATGACGCCCACGACCTCGACGAACGCCCCGCCGACTTCAACCCTCATCTGACCCTGGTGTTCCCACACCACGACTGGGGTAACCACGCCGGTGATTACACCACCGATTTCCGCGCGCTTGAACGGAACCTCACTGGAGCCACCGACTGGGACTTCGAAATTCGCTCCGATCAGCTGCGCACCATCACCCTGACCTGGGACATCGACAACCAAGACATCCGCAACCATTCCCGCCTGATTGACGTGGAGAACAACGTCAAGATCAAACCGAAAAAGGTCAACCGCTACACCATCCCGATGGTGGGCACGACCCATCGCTTCACATGGCGGATGCAGGCTGGCCGGTAG